A single genomic interval of Roseomonas aeriglobus harbors:
- the trpB gene encoding tryptophan synthase subunit beta: MNAPNSFRAQPDERGHFGDYGGRYVAETLMPLILDLEREYRAAQADPAFAAEFDDLLEHYVGRPSPLYYAERLTEALRESAPEGKGAEVWFKRDELNHTGAHKINNCIGQILLARRMGKTRIIAETGAGQHGVATATVCARFGLPCTIFMGAKDVERQAPNVFRMKLLGAEVRPVKSGAATLKDAMNEALRDWVANVHDTFYIIGTAAGPHPYPELVRDFQSVIGREAREQMLSRTGRLPDLLVAAIGGGSNAIGLFHPFLDDADVAMLGVEAAGEGLDAKHAASLAGGFPGVLHGNKTYLLQDDDGQIAEAHSISAGLDYPGIGPEHSWLKDIGRVEYTSVTDTEALDAFQLLCRTEGIIPALEPSHAIAAVAKRAREMDRGQVILANLCGRGDKDIFTVAEALGVAI; encoded by the coding sequence ATGAACGCTCCCAATTCCTTCCGCGCCCAGCCCGACGAGCGGGGCCATTTCGGCGATTACGGCGGCCGTTACGTCGCCGAAACGCTGATGCCGCTGATCCTGGACCTGGAGCGCGAATATCGCGCGGCGCAGGCCGATCCCGCCTTCGCCGCCGAGTTCGACGACCTGCTCGAACATTATGTCGGCCGGCCCAGCCCGCTCTATTACGCCGAGCGGCTGACCGAGGCGCTGCGCGAGAGCGCGCCGGAGGGCAAGGGGGCGGAGGTCTGGTTCAAGCGCGACGAGCTGAACCACACCGGCGCGCACAAGATCAACAATTGCATCGGCCAGATCCTGCTCGCGCGGCGGATGGGCAAGACGCGGATCATCGCCGAGACGGGCGCGGGCCAGCACGGGGTTGCGACCGCCACCGTCTGCGCGCGCTTTGGCCTGCCCTGTACCATCTTCATGGGCGCGAAGGACGTCGAACGGCAGGCGCCGAACGTGTTCCGCATGAAGCTGCTCGGTGCCGAGGTCCGCCCGGTGAAGTCGGGCGCGGCGACGCTGAAGGATGCGATGAACGAGGCGTTGCGGGACTGGGTCGCGAACGTCCACGACACCTTCTACATTATCGGCACTGCGGCCGGCCCGCATCCGTATCCGGAGCTGGTCCGCGACTTCCAGAGCGTGATCGGCCGCGAGGCGCGCGAACAGATGCTGTCGCGCACCGGGCGCCTGCCCGACCTGCTGGTCGCGGCAATCGGCGGCGGGTCGAACGCGATCGGGCTGTTCCACCCGTTCCTCGACGACGCCGATGTCGCGATGCTGGGCGTCGAGGCGGCGGGCGAAGGGCTGGATGCGAAGCACGCCGCGAGCCTTGCGGGCGGTTTCCCCGGTGTCCTCCATGGCAACAAGACCTATCTGTTGCAGGACGACGACGGCCAGATCGCCGAGGCGCACTCGATCTCGGCGGGCCTCGACTATCCGGGCATCGGGCCGGAACACAGCTGGCTGAAGGACATCGGCCGCGTCGAATATACGAGCGTGACCGACACCGAGGCGCTCGACGCCTTCCAGTTGCTCTGCCGCACCGAAGGCATCATCCCCGCGCTCGAACCCAGCCATGCCATCGCCGCGGTCGCCAAACGCGCGCGCGAGATGGATCGCGGCCAGGTTATCCTGGCGAACCTGTGCGGGCGTGGCGACAAGGACATCTTCACCGTCGCCGAGGCGCTGGGGGTGGCGATATGA
- a CDS encoding tryptophan synthase subunit alpha: protein MTRLATAFTRGPALVTFVTAGDPTPAATPAILDALVAGGADVIELGMPFTDPMADGPAIQAANIRSLGAGTTTADILSIARGFRARHPDVPLVLMGYANPMLRRGPEWFADACAEAGIDGVICVDIPPEEDDALGPALRAKCIDPIRLATPTTDIARLPTVLDGASGFVYYVSVAGITGLQQAAQSSIEDAVARLKAATDVPVAVGFGIRTPDQAAAVARVADGVVVGSAIVNLVAQHGADAAEPVRAYIDTLKTAISKAIT from the coding sequence ATGACCCGCCTCGCCACCGCCTTCACCCGCGGCCCCGCGCTTGTCACGTTTGTGACGGCGGGCGACCCGACGCCGGCCGCGACGCCAGCGATCCTCGACGCGCTCGTCGCCGGGGGCGCGGACGTGATCGAGCTCGGCATGCCGTTCACCGATCCGATGGCCGACGGCCCCGCCATTCAGGCTGCGAACATCCGCAGCCTGGGCGCCGGCACGACCACCGCCGACATCCTGTCGATCGCAAGGGGCTTTCGCGCGCGGCACCCGGACGTGCCCCTGGTCCTGATGGGCTATGCCAACCCGATGCTGCGCCGCGGGCCGGAATGGTTCGCGGACGCCTGCGCCGAGGCCGGCATCGATGGCGTGATCTGCGTCGACATTCCGCCCGAGGAGGATGACGCACTCGGGCCGGCGTTGCGCGCCAAGTGCATCGATCCGATCCGTCTCGCCACGCCGACGACCGATATCGCGCGCCTGCCCACCGTGCTCGATGGCGCGAGCGGATTCGTCTATTATGTCTCGGTCGCCGGAATCACCGGGCTGCAACAGGCTGCGCAATCCTCGATCGAGGACGCGGTCGCCCGCCTGAAGGCAGCGACGGACGTCCCCGTCGCGGTCGGCTTCGGCATCCGCACGCCCGATCAGGCCGCCGCCGTCGCGCGCGTGGCCGACGGAGTCGTCGTCGGCTCCGCGATCGTCAACCTCGTCGCCCAGCACGGCGCCGATGCCGCCGAGCCGGTGCGTGCCTATATCGACACCCTGAAAACCGCCATCAGCAAGGCCATAACATGA
- a CDS encoding acetyl-CoA carboxylase carboxyltransferase subunit beta: MSWIDRVRNAIPFVTKRETPDNLWHKCKGCGQMVFVKELEENQHVCPKCQHHERIGGRLRFAYHFDEGSWSVLPNPRVAEDPLKFRDSKRYTDRLKTARTDTGEQDAYLNAVGTIDGHRAVIGVQDFAFMGGSMGQFVGEAFIAGCEAAIREGAPYIVFTASGGARMQEGILSLMQMPRSTVAIEMLHDAGLPYIVVLTDPTSGGVMAAYAMLGDVQIAEPNATLAFTGRRVIESTIREKLPEDFQTSEYYRDHGLIDMVTHRHELKETLGRLVGYLAGSRMAA, translated from the coding sequence ATGAGCTGGATCGACCGCGTCCGCAACGCGATCCCCTTCGTCACCAAGCGCGAGACGCCCGACAACCTCTGGCACAAGTGCAAGGGGTGCGGGCAAATGGTGTTCGTGAAGGAGCTGGAGGAAAATCAGCACGTCTGCCCGAAGTGCCAGCATCACGAGCGCATCGGCGGGCGCCTGCGCTTCGCATATCATTTCGACGAGGGCAGCTGGAGCGTGCTGCCCAATCCGCGCGTCGCCGAGGACCCGCTGAAGTTCCGCGATTCGAAGCGCTACACCGATCGCCTGAAGACCGCGCGCACCGACACGGGCGAGCAGGATGCGTATCTGAACGCGGTCGGCACGATCGACGGCCACCGCGCGGTCATCGGGGTGCAGGACTTCGCCTTCATGGGCGGATCGATGGGTCAATTCGTCGGCGAAGCCTTCATCGCCGGCTGTGAAGCCGCGATCCGCGAAGGCGCGCCCTATATCGTCTTCACCGCCAGCGGCGGTGCGCGCATGCAGGAGGGTATCCTGAGCCTGATGCAGATGCCGCGCTCGACCGTCGCGATCGAGATGCTGCATGATGCGGGCCTGCCCTACATCGTCGTGCTGACTGACCCGACGTCGGGCGGCGTGATGGCGGCCTATGCGATGCTGGGCGACGTCCAGATCGCCGAGCCCAACGCAACCCTGGCCTTCACCGGCCGCCGCGTGATCGAAAGCACCATCCGAGAGAAGCTGCCGGAAGATTTCCAGACGTCCGAATATTACCGCGACCACGGACTGATCGACATGGTGACGCACCGGCACGAGCTGAAGGAAACGCTGGGCAGGCTGGTCGGCTATCTCGCCGGTAGCCGGATGGCGGCGTAA